One window of Staphylococcus chromogenes genomic DNA carries:
- a CDS encoding PLP-dependent cysteine synthase family protein, protein MKLRQLDLIGNTPLVNLSHYSTDDVQIYAKLEMYNPGGSVKDRLGKYLIEQALNRGDLLEGGTVVEATAGNTGIGLLMAAIPYHIDCVIFAPEGFAEEKMATMRALGATIYRTPREEGMVGARQQAQAYTQTHHAFYTNQFETIDNPKAYQHTLASEILTDLPDIDCFVAGAGSGGTFSGVAERFVSQGIRCVVVEPRGSILSGNEKGRHDTEGIGVETWPTFLKREWIDAVEVVSDAKAFQHVKDLARYEGLLVGSSSGAALEGALQTAKRLEKGKIVVVFPDGSDRYLSKNIFTYGGMQDE, encoded by the coding sequence ATGAAGTTACGGCAATTGGATTTAATCGGAAATACACCGTTAGTAAACTTATCACATTATAGTACGGACGATGTGCAAATTTATGCGAAATTAGAAATGTATAATCCTGGCGGAAGCGTTAAAGACCGTTTAGGAAAATATTTAATCGAACAGGCGTTAAACAGAGGGGATTTACTTGAAGGGGGAACAGTCGTAGAGGCGACTGCAGGCAATACGGGCATTGGTTTATTGATGGCTGCAATCCCTTATCATATCGACTGTGTCATTTTCGCTCCAGAAGGTTTTGCGGAAGAGAAAATGGCAACGATGCGTGCTTTAGGGGCAACCATCTATCGGACACCTCGAGAAGAGGGGATGGTGGGTGCGCGACAACAAGCACAGGCTTACACACAAACGCATCATGCGTTTTATACGAATCAATTTGAAACGATAGACAATCCAAAAGCGTATCAACATACATTAGCTTCAGAAATTCTTACCGATTTACCGGACATCGATTGTTTTGTGGCTGGTGCGGGTTCAGGTGGCACTTTTTCAGGTGTCGCTGAACGTTTTGTCAGTCAAGGCATTCGATGTGTCGTTGTTGAACCTAGGGGGTCGATTTTAAGTGGTAATGAGAAAGGGCGACACGACACTGAAGGTATTGGCGTGGAAACGTGGCCGACGTTTTTAAAACGAGAGTGGATTGATGCTGTCGAAGTGGTTTCCGATGCCAAAGCTTTCCAACATGTGAAAGATTTGGCGCGCTATGAAGGATTACTCGTAGGCAGTTCTTCAGGAGCGGCACTAGAGGGGGCACTTCAAACAGCGAAACGACTCGAAAAAGGAAAGATTGTCGTTGTTTTTCCAGATGGAAGCGACCGTTACTTATCTAAAAATATTTTTACGTATGGAGGAATGCAAGATGAATAA